In one window of Temnothorax longispinosus isolate EJ_2023e chromosome 11, Tlon_JGU_v1, whole genome shotgun sequence DNA:
- the LOC139821664 gene encoding CLIP domain-containing serine protease B4-like: MKLEFLLDCLPAFQLSDRMRLSLSCMLVFSCNFSIVFSMIDVTKHPSWSLLEHNNCGNSNSDRIIGGKNASLGAYPWIARIGYSMPNAPGTLSYRCGGTIINRQYIVTAAHCVVNLPENFKVGGICLGEHNTLTDPDCEQGYCAEPVQDFLPESVIVHKDYNNPMYKNDIAIVRLNKPVVYNEHVRPICMMSGKLLKKNFIGETAEVAGWGIYDINDPKPSTILQTVKLPVVEMDRCVMAFRSYADVSENQQMCVGGVPGQDSCGGDSGGPLMKVESLDGSPKYYFIGIVSFGTKSCGASKTPAVYSKIAAYTTWILNNMVP, from the exons ATGAAATTAGAATTCTTACTTGATTGTTTGCCTGCTTTCCAGCTTTCAGACAGAATGCGACTCTCACTGTCTTGTATGCTTGTATTTTCGTGCAATTTTTCCATAGTGTTCTCCATGA TCGATGTAACGAAACATCCTAGCTGGTCACTGTTGGAGCACAATAACTGTGGTAATTCCAACAGCGATCGCATTATCGGCGGCAAAAATGCGAGCCTCGGCGCATATCCTTGGATCGCGAGAATAGGATACAGCATGCCTAACGCGCCTGGCACATTAAGCTACAGATGTGGCGGCACGATCATTAATCGACAATACATAGTCACGGCTGCCCATTGCGTGGTAAATCTACCCGAAAA TTTCAAAGTGGGTGGAATTTGTTTGGGCGAGCACAACACCCTGACTGATCCTGACTGCGAGCAGGGATATTGCGCGGAGCCAGTGCAGGATTTCTTGCCCGAATCAGTAATTGTTCACAAGGATTACAACAATCCGATGTACAAGAATGACATAGCGATAGTGCGGTTGAACAAGCCAGTGGTTTACAACG AGCACGTGAGGCCAATTTGCATGATGAGTGGTAAACTCCTCAAAAAGAACTTTATCGGCGAGACGGCAGAAGTCGCCGGTTGGGGAATTTACGATATCA ATGATCCGAAGCCTAGCACGATCTTGCAGACGGTCAAGCTGCCGGTCGTCGAGATGGATAGATGTGTGATGGCTTTCAGAAGTTATGCGGATGTATCGGAGAACCAGCAGATGTGCGTGGGCGGCGTCCCGGGTCAGGATTCTTGCGGCGGTGATAGCGGTGGGCCCCTGATGAAAGTGGAGAGCCTGGACGGGTCTCCGAAATATTACTTCATCGGCATCGTTTCCTTCGGTACAAAGTCCTGCGGTGCCTCCAAGACGCCTGCCGTTTATAGCAAGATCGCCGCATATACTACGTGGATCTTGAACAACATGGTCCCATGA